The Pricia mediterranea genome includes a window with the following:
- a CDS encoding rhomboid family intramembrane serine protease, producing MYDLHFATIALIAANILVSIKGFNDNSFFERYKFNISAINGGQKERLVTSGFLHVDMAHLFFNMFTLYFFANVVIRWFGPGKFIGIYLASLLAGSLFGVFFHKNEPQYSAVGASGAVIGVLYAAILLQPGMDLFLMFIPIPIPAYVVGIGYLLYSIYGMKSRAGNIGHTAHFGGAIGGFALTLLFQPDLIFTQTLMVGLLAIPIVILFVMQKMGKI from the coding sequence ATGTACGACCTTCATTTTGCCACAATCGCTTTGATTGCCGCCAACATTCTGGTTTCGATAAAAGGCTTTAACGACAACTCGTTTTTTGAGCGTTATAAATTTAATATATCTGCCATAAACGGAGGGCAGAAGGAGCGACTGGTTACCTCTGGATTTCTGCACGTTGATATGGCCCATCTCTTCTTTAACATGTTTACCTTATATTTTTTTGCGAATGTGGTCATCCGTTGGTTCGGACCGGGGAAATTTATCGGTATCTATCTTGCTAGCTTGCTGGCCGGAAGCCTTTTTGGTGTTTTCTTTCATAAGAATGAACCTCAGTATAGCGCAGTTGGGGCTAGTGGTGCGGTTATTGGGGTGCTGTACGCCGCTATCCTACTGCAGCCGGGTATGGACCTTTTCCTGATGTTCATTCCCATTCCGATACCCGCTTACGTGGTCGGTATTGGATATCTATTGTATTCCATTTACGGAATGAAAAGCCGGGCGGGCAATATCGGGCATACCGCCCATTTCGGAGGGGCGATAGGGGGCTTCGCCCTCACCTTGCTCTTTCAGCCGGATCTTATCTTTACCCAGACCCTGATGGTCGGATTATTGGCCATACCTATAGTTATTCTGTTCGTCATGCAGAAAATGGGGAAGATTTAA